The genomic DNA AAATTAGTTATTTTAACATCAAGACAGTAAAGCAATACTAACATGGAGTAAGTGTAATACTGGAATGTTACACACATTTTCCCatgttacatttgtaactttaGGCATGTATGTCATGGATATGCTGTGTTATTATTCCCAGCACTGTAGAATTATGTTTTccagtacaaaaacaaaaacaaacaaaaaacaaaacaaaaaaaaacacacggcAAAACAGGCTTTAGGACTCTTTATTCTCACTTCAGGTCAAGTATACAGCAATAAAACAGATAACCGTCTATTTGTTTTTAGGTTACGTATACATATTGTTATGTTTTATCTTGTCCTGTTGGATGAAAATCTATTGAATCAATCAGATTTTGACAGAAATTAGTTATTTTAACATCAAGACAGAAAAGCAATACTAACATGGAGTAAGTGTAATACTGGAATGCTACACACATTTTCCCATGTTTTTATTTTCCCCTTAATTTATCAGTCACGATGAGATAAGTACGTTGCTTTTGGTGAGGTAATATTAATTTATCTGTCTTATGTTTGCAATTTACAACCTAGACGGCGCAGATGCTGTTCCTATTATAACTTACAATCTCTAACTGGCAACCCTACTATCTTTTTAAAGACTAATTTCATACTGTAACATTAGAAATAATTTGCACGTGTAATAATTAAAAAGGAGGCCATGAAAGCAGCTTTAATGTCGGATTCTCTTTATCTCTAGGCAAGAATGTCATGGATAAGAACATGGATTTATACACTTATACTCAAACTCAACGGTGGTACAATGGGCTAAGGCGTTGGTCTATGGTGCCTGGAGGGCAGTGATTCAAATTCGACTGGtcgacttttattattattattattattattattattattactgtaaaTTGGAGAGAAACGTTTgataaaagtcaaggtcaccataAATAAATTGTAGGGTAAACTGAAAATTTTACACATTCTTTGTAGAAATGATAGGTACTTCGTGTAAAAAAATGTTTAGGCTCATCTCTTTAATACTGTAAGGGATATAACCTTGAAACTTGAAAATAGATACTTGATccagtaaaaataaacaatagtatgCCAGATATAGGTTAAATTAAGTCTTAATTTCGACAAATCATATAACTGGATCTGTAAGCAAGTTGTAATCATTCAATTACCTCTTATGTACCGTCTGTTTCAAAAACGTTTCATGTTTAAAGTTTTGTTGGCGGCGTTTAATCAATACAAAGCACACATATTACCGACTCGTTTGTTCAAAAACCGTCAAAGTTGAATTAGAATGAATGAATGGCTTcgttatttttctaaaaataaaaccaaacggttagaaacaaaacatacctatttatttaaaattcagtATGGTGCGAAGGGGTTGTTAAATGTCAATTTTACAGATATCTATTTACCAGTGTGAAGTTAGCAATAGAGCAGgaacagtaactgttgtattaCTGCCCTTACCGTTAtaaagttatagcagtaataACACTTATTCCCCGTATGCAATTCCGGCATTCTCCGGTTATTACTGCAAAGCAATTTCTGTAATGACCGAAGGTTGCCGAAATAGCATACAAGAGTACGTAATCACACGGTAATTGCCGATTTCCATTACGTGTCTGCTACCTTGATATAGTAAAACATTGTTGTGTTTGCTTTTTTGCTAATTAAAGGTGTGTAGTAAATTAGtacattgtattttatgtattttgtttgcgTTCTCCATTCAGTGaaagaataaaaaagatattttaataattttatctgCACTACGTTTGCTTTTGTCTGTTAGAATGTCTTGAAGAAGCTAAAATGGATCTAATTCTGAATGGCAATAAAGAGGAAATTGCAGTTCACAGTATATTCATCCATCCCGAAAGCTTCTCCTGGAAACATAAAGACTCCACAAGGAACCAAGTTTTGATGCCTCATCCGAAAGACTATGAAAAAGCCAAGTGTGAACACGCACAAACTCTAGTATCTGAGCCCGGCGTTTTACCTACACTGGACAACACGCCATATCCTATGCCTTTTTGCCCTCGTTTAGTTTATGTAGTCGAGTTACGACACCATTTTTTGATACTGGGCTCCAAGCACAGCATGGACTTCTCCACAATTTGCCACAAAATACGTTGCAATAACACGGAATAAATTCCCTGGACGTTAATGTTAAACGTTTTTTAACGGATCACGGATTTCACGAAAAACACCTGTTTCATCGATGTCTTTGGTAAAAAATGTGATGGCATCAGTGTTCGTTCTGCAACAGATACAGCTGTATGAGTTGTAACAACGGCGCAAAACTGTTAACTAAATACTTAAGGTTCCCAAATGAAAGATTACATGTATTATGCATATAAAGAGTATTGCCgaaatttgtattcaaatatttgatTTCTATACACTGATAAAActctcaaaataaaaataattgttgaGTTTTTGGAACACCCCATACTTTTAGTTGGTATATATTATGATAACTGAACGCAGTCATTCAATCCGTGTGTATAAGAGATTAAATATGTTAGGACATATATTTTTGTTAGTGAATGTATGCGCTTTTGTGAGCTCGAGCGAACCGGAATGCTCTAGATTTCACTATGAAGAGAAAACTCTTGAAAAGatgattaaaactgaaatatatgtgGACAAAATAAAATCGGAGACTGAAAACATGCAGCAAAAAATGTCCGAAAAACTTGATGGAATCCAAGAAGACTGGGAGAAAACGGAACGTGAATTAAAAGTGGCCAAAGACGACAATGAAAAAGCGGTTGAGGAAATCAAAGCTAAAATAGATGGTATGTTTACATGTTATTCCAATATGAAAAATGAACATGTGTTTTATTTAAACACGGCACGTTTTACGCTACGTCGATAAATTATTTGGTGCCATTCTGGCGCTGGCAAAAGGTATTCCCACATTtgatttactattttatacaaaagGCCTTTTGGAATCTTAATCATATAAGACAACGATGTACCACTTAATCCACACACTCTAAATGGATTATTAGGTGCACAGAATAATTCACTAGATGTCTACGCACTGCTAAATTATTCCGCGGGACTTGTCAcaacatttgtttaattaaaacacGGTTACATTGATGTCACGTCGATCATCTATATTGGGCGCCATACATGCCCCATGAAATAAATGATTCCCTATTTCATCCATTTGATTACATAACAGACATATAAgaatagaaatataatatcacagaaccatgttttaatatagttgaaacatattttatttcaaacatactacattttacaatttacaatatcgatatcatacatgttgaaaaaggataagATCTGAAAGCTAGGCTTATATGtataaaggtcttctcctataGTAAATTTGGCGGTATTAcataatttttttgaaatgtgttatcgaacaaacatttagctaataTGCATTGAATAGAACAAATGACATGAAACAAAAAATTAGTATCAAGTTAGAAATCAACCAAGTTTTGAAAAGAATCGCgattagaatatatatttaatatatttaagcaCTCCAAATCGATTATAAGCCGCGTAGAAAAATCATTAGGGCTGCACCTCCTAAAAAATATTCCGCAGGCGTACAACCTCCTCGTtgtgtttaaatatattgaaacatGTTCTGCTCCATttgtaagaaataatttatagtaaaaccgtgttttaacattattcaTACACGATGGACTGTTGTACGTCAAGcgtaataatttattaaattatttcgtacgacgtataaccgccggaGTGTATTAATAGTGTTCGAACACGGTTTtgccatatttttttattgtaaaatttagatcaaatataaTAGAACTGTTTCCTCGCGAATGCCTGGCGCCAAATTGTAtctcgtcacgctcctttgtttatacacgcctggACTGGaaattgtaatacttcttgtggTATAGTTCCATTAGAGCGcaaataatgtcaaattattctgcacagcgaaAAACCAactcagtgcgtgcgtgcgtgcgtgcgtgcattaatcaagacagttgtgctatgtgatatttcgttttaattttttttttaagttaaataattGATCAAATTTCTCGATGCATATATGGCGTTAAATATAAGTATCATATTGACGTGACGTCAATATGATATCGTTTTGATAAAtaaagcattgctagtcatattagaatatttctttggtttcttaATTCAATGTAATTGTGGATTTTATCTTTGTAATTCCCGTTTTTTTATTCTTCCTGTTCTACATGTCAATATTTACAACCAAACACAACCATTATAAACATAGTGGGTAGAGTTGAGAACTGAGCTgacttcatacatgtatatatatttcgaGGTGCGATAGCTCGATTGGAAGCGCGTCGGATCTAGCTTTACCAGACGTCGCTTCCATTACAGCACGTTTACTGAAATGACAAGATACGCGAAATAGACagcttttagaaatattttattcagtttttaaaGCTAACTAGAATATTTCATAATCAGCACATCAAAATGACaaagatttatttctgaataaaaaattattattgaAATGTTAGACAATAGCGTCTGATAAGCTACCTGAGATaaaattctattgaaatatgttgtgaaaacaaacaaacatgtgaaaaacaaaatagacTCTAGGGCTAGGATGCCGAACAATTCTTCAAATGCTTTATCGACTTAGCTACTTCCTCTTGCAGCATACTCGCATAGATCTCACGGTCTGACAAATTTCACACTACAGCGGTACCCGCATTAAAGAAGAATGTCAAAAGACCTAAAGGTGTAAAGCCtcattattaaagaaaaaatcttaggAAATTATCAGCAACCGCGTATAGCGTGAATTACTTAAGGAAAGCGTAGTTTTATCGTTAGAATGAAAGAATTTGTACAAATCATCAAAACGCCAGCTAGTCGAAAAATCATGGGAAAGGATTATACACTTTTAAATTATATCTTTGTCAGAACTTTGACaaatttatacaaaacatatagaATTCAGAATTAAGTTATATTTTAgtgataaattatctatatacAAACGTTTATGTTATTTTAGGACTGTTGTCAGTATCAGCTGTGGGGTTTCAGGCACACGATATAATGAAAACTGCGCCGAGGAATGGTGAGACACTGGTATTTAGCACAACAACGTTTGACATAGGTTCCGGTTACAACAATAAGACTGGGATATATGTTACACCTGTCGCCGGAATATACATGTTCACATTGCAGCTGTGCATGGAGCAAAGTAGATATTTCTACTTTGAAATTGTCTCCAGAGTATCTCCTATTCTAAAGGGTTGTATGTATGACGACGCCGGTAGTACCCGTGGTTGCCAAACAGCTACAGCTGTAGCAGTACTAGGTGCGAAGGAACATGTCTGGGTAAAATGCGTAAGATCTACCAGTGGGGCTGATATTAAGAAGGAATCAGACGTCTGGAATAGTCTTTCTGGTGTTCTGATAAGCACAATCGCCAAATAGACAAAACAATTTGATTTTCCTGTATAAACAAAGAAGTTCTTGTTATTTCTCATAAGTATCCAGTAGTCAAATTACTCTGATATTTATCTTAGTAGAAACAGAACTGTAACTTTATGGAAAACATGctgcaaaataaaattgtcatagATTCTAAACCATTGTTATTTCCATCTTTCACATCGTTTCGCCTGTTCTTTTCGGTGTTTAACCTGTTGTAACAAACGTATTTCTTGATGTTAAATGCACTTGCTATTTCCATGCAATACCACAGTCACAGTGTTGACTTTTTCAGCTAGATAGTCTAGTGTACAATTGCTAATTTCAAGTGTTTCAAAACTTCTAAAAAAGATaagttacatttaaatttgttatttttttaaataaatataaagtttgCGAAAATCTTGGAGCAAGCATTTGCATTTTGTTTAATAAGTACTACTgatctaaaatataaataatgctCGCGTACATGTACGGTAAATTTGACGGTAAAATATAGTATATACTAGTAAGAAGTAATTAGAATAAGGtatcggcccggtacaatttctccttctttgctgtatagtaaaacaagcacttttggacatggattgcgAATTGCACAACAAATTTACAGCATtggcagctctgtatttctgaagattaaTACTGTCCCAGacaataaatcataaagaaacacaATCATCAGCAATAAACTTTTTTGCAACACATCAAAGTATTCTGTCACTGTTTAAATTTCCCACCAAAATCTGTCATGGTCTCCAGTCTGGAGTcgtttttttaatccttccgcgcACAAATGTAGTCCTGAAAATCACAGACAAAACAACTATTAAAGACAtaagaaatgacacaaaatgcacacagtgtcaataaatacatttgagccgcaccatgagaaaaccaacatagtgcgtttgcgaccatcatgtatccagaccagcctgcgcatccgcacagtctgatcaggagccatgttgttcgctttcaaaccctattgcaattagggaaaccattagtgaacagcatggatcttgcgcaggctggtcttgatacatgctggtcgcaaacgcactatgttggttttctcattgagcggctcatttggaatttaacaaCTCAAAGTAGAGATGgctttaaattgggaacttcaaaatttcaaagaactacttccaaGGATACAACGActcggaagtacttcaataccgagGTGACACGATAAATCTCAGGCGTACGAGCAAGACTGGAGGATCACGGGCGACCTCTGGCAAATGCGATTGACTTCAGATCTATGAAAACATTATGGCTAGGACATGGCCAATACGACAAAAACATATTGTTCATTTAAATGTCCCCTAATACTGTATTTACAGTCATGCAGCTATGCTTTCTTCCCCCAGTTATATTTCACTGagaaataaaaagttgttttgtgTGTGTTGGTGGGgcgggtggggggagggggttatCTCCGACATGGTACTCCCCTCTTTAACCGCCTTCCATTTTCCCAACCTTCATGGCCAATTAGGAAGACCTTCATTTTGTCATAATTAGTTGATGCGGAAGATGGGTTGTGTTGCTCTTTGTAGTGTACACAATTACTGTGTTGAAACAACTTCAAAGTAAATGCCATAGAAATACGAATAACCTGTTTCACAGGGGTTCTGCCGCAGTTACACTAAACAAAACTACAGTACCCCGATTTTCAACGATCATTTAACGAATCACCATGATTTATAATAAAACTTTCTGATGATATATCGCAACCAACAAAATAAACCTTTGTTTAAAACATCACCGTTCGGAAAATACCAAAATTCATACTTGTACAGATATTTGAACTGAAAGAAGATATGAAATTGAGTTGTTTCATGTCTTCTTTTCTTTTAGCaacaataaaacatatctttacaTGGATTTATTTCCCAAAGTCTGCAAAAAGCGTTACAAATATGTTATTTGCACTAGATCTTCGACTTTCATTGTAATTCCATTGCAATTATCATTGTCGATTTTAAGGAATTTCGGCAACCTTACAAAAACAAGAACTCGCACAATGGATAAATATGCATTCGCTCGAAGTCTCTGATCAAATGACGATGAACATCACTCGGAGCCCTGTATCTGAGCAAAGTGATGAATGTAGAATTTATTTGACATATGTTAGTTATATGGCGAGTTCACTTATATTTCAGCAACACAATGCGTCATATATAGGCATGTCGTCTTTCTATAACTATAAATTACTACATCAATGCATAACTATGGAAACTTCTATTGGGCACCACATATATAACGTACTACGACATATACATTGCAActtaatatgaaaaacaacacaTATGGCCACATACAATGTGTTGACATAATCACATGTTCTGCTCTTAACATCATTTTAATTGACGACTTAATAAAAAACCCATTAAGCGataaaaaagaaagacacatAATGTGAAATTATGTGATTATGACGTCATGATTTTAAAACTATTAGTCACATTTATTTGTCTATATTTACTTAATATTTGacgatttattgaaaataatatttcaacgATGTATAAGAAAACGGCTTAGCATAAAATTTTGTGAATATGAAGGTAAATTTTCAATTTCGAtaactacataattatgtttaaacacCTTAAACAGCGacatatatcttgttaaataaataCAGGAAGACGTTATGCTGTTATCTACTGTTCGGAGACAAATATAGCCATACATGGAATCACTAATCTTAGGACACGAAGGACTTTCGGAATGCTGGTAGGTATATTATTTCTGATTATTgtcaaaaatgatttcaaataatTAGGTCCCCtcagaaaatatatgtttataagaTTCTATCTATTTAAACGGtcatcattttgtttaaaaaccgTGCCTCTTTTTTAATTAGGCTTGTATGTTTGTGGCAAAGATTAACATTTATGTCAGAACCTGGCTTATTAGCCCcctattacttggcacaaatgttccccacgataagacgacgtgccatgcgtaaaacccggacccctagctcaaaggtcagggtcacaattggaggttaaACCTTTTCCTGGACCGCCGAGACGTTCACGTCGTGGAGAGGGAACATATGTCGCTAACTAGGTCAACATGTATATTGACACGTATATTGTCATACGGCCTAGTTAGCGACACATGACTGACATCGGCGGTAGTGGCCCTAAAAAGAGTACAGCAACCGAAGTTAGATCATCTTGTTGAGCTACCACTGTCGACTACGCATCCTGTTGCCGGGGCACTTGGGTTCGTTACCATCGTTCTCCATCTTCGACGTCTACCGGCTTTTACCTTTGTTTTTACCCGAGCTGGATGTCCATGACTATATATGGTACACGGGCGTGTTCATCTGGCAGGATGAGTCGTAGGGGTGTACGACTTTTCATCCGACGTTTTTATCAACTACCGATGGATGTGGAAGAATTAACAGCTGGTATATAGAGCAGCATGATCGGCTGGTTCGATTATGCTTGGATTGACCTACGGATTGACCTACGGGAGAGCAGAAGACTGGCGTTCGGGCTGTAACGACGATGAGCAGGCTGCAGGAACAACGGAGATAGCTTCAACGAGATGGCATTTCATCGGCCATCACGTTTTATGAGGGCGGCGGCGAGGCGAAATTTAGCACTAGAAGGCTTAGTACACCATCATTTAAGTTAGAAGACCGAACTGAAGTCTACATAATGACGTCATTAAAAGTCGGACCATCAAGGCTGCCGTGAGATGACATGAGAATATAACAACATTAGATGACCATAACTTTAGAAGATAACAACCTTAGAAGATAACAACGTTAGACGTAACTTTAGAAGAACATAATGATGTTAGACGAATGCTCGCCCATATGGGAATACCCGGTGGCGAGGATAAACAAACGTAAACACACACAGAGGAGGTTAAATGACACAGGGCGTATTTCCTGTCCGGCCCATAATTTtcccgtccatgaagggattttaatattacttggcacaaat from Mercenaria mercenaria strain notata chromosome 11, MADL_Memer_1, whole genome shotgun sequence includes the following:
- the LOC128546877 gene encoding uncharacterized protein LOC128546877; its protein translation is MLGHIFLLVNVCAFVSSSEPECSRFHYEEKTLEKMIKTEIYVDKIKSETENMQQKMSEKLDGIQEDWEKTERELKVAKDDNEKAVEEIKAKIDGLLSVSAVGFQAHDIMKTAPRNGETLVFSTTTFDIGSGYNNKTGIYVTPVAGIYMFTLQLCMEQSRYFYFEIVSRVSPILKGCMYDDAGSTRGCQTATAVAVLGAKEHVWVKCVRSTSGADIKKESDVWNSLSGVLISTIAK